GGTAATGGCTGTCTACTAAACAGCCCGGCACGTTATCAGGACCAGCATCGTGATTTATACTCACTCTcgccaggattttttttctcacatacGCTATGGTTGCTTCCACTGGCCGGTACACTTGAGACGGAGTACACTTTACAGTTGAGTCCATGTTGAGGAAAGCTCAGCAAGcataaaatgtgtaatgtgGCCTCACACATTATGTGGGAGTGATGTTTTGAATTGCCTGAAGAGCCCTAACTTCTCCACTCACCCAGGCCTTCTGGTTGGGGAATGATCTTATTGTCTCTGTGATCAAATAAAAAGACCTGTGGTGATCtctaaaactcagaattttactCCAGGCTGCCGGCTGCTTTGCCAGAGACCGAAGCCGCTAACATCTCTGCTGGCTGCGACTGCGGACGGAGGGGGGGTTTGTTGTTTGGGTAGTTAAACTGTGAAATCAAATAATGTAATTCAATCACAGTAGCTCCTTATAAACAGACAAGTTAGGAAAGAGCCCACATCAGGAGTTTCAGTAAAAAACTAAGGTTTAAATGTGGTTCTGAGACTGTTACTGCATGTTTTCTGAGGGATCTGGCTGTCTTGTCGAATGAGACACTCAGTGACAGGAACTCCACTGTTATACAGATTTTTATACCCACCCAACAGATCCAAACACTGTATCTATAGACGCAGTAGTTTGCTTTGTATTAGGTCTTTTATCACAGTTTAGAAAATGGCTCTACAAGCAGAAAATAGATGgataataatataattacaACACATTCATATCAAATGAAGGATTTGAAGGTTAGTAGACATCAACATACCTCCACAATTCGTATCACTTAAGATACTTGTGTTATTGTTCCCAAAATGATTGACTTGGTCTTTAAATAACAAACTAGTTGTTAATGTTCTCTGACGGACATAAAGGTTTCAGCTCCGAGCACACATATATTTACGGACAAGAATAGAATTGGTTTATGTTCAATTGCACTCAGTTTCAAAACGGGGATATCTGACTAGAAATGTAGTCGAACTGTTTGACTGTGAGTGTAAATATGGTACATTTCTGTCATGAAATTTGCTGACCGTGTTTCAATGGTACTTAGAATCACAAAACaataattacatgtttttttttgttggacaggtaatttgGAAGACTCATTACTCATTACTGTATTGTTCATCCGTATTATTCATAATTGGAGGACTGAATGTCATCTCTGGAGATGAAGGAAGAAGGTATATCTGCTGTACGCTGGGTGCAGACACGCAGTGGTCTGATCATCAGTGTAACAGGTGAGTCACAGGTATTCTGTTCCATGTTTGACTAAATGATAATAATGCACTTTATTCACCATTCAGGATGGTTCTAATATGCTTAATGCCAAATGCACAAACGTATATGTCTTCATTTGAAGTATGTGATTGGACTGATGAGTGATAAGATGAattgtttcctctttttcagACTGGTCAGCTTCTAAGCTGAGGCTGTCCTCCAGCACACAGGCTGTGGAGATCAGTGATGTCTTTTCTCAGGACCTTTTTAAACGAGTCTGACATCATCCATCCTCCAGGCTTCTATATCATCGGATTTCAGACATTTCCCTTCATCAGCGTCTACTTCATCTTTCTAGCGTTTGTTTATGTGGTGACAGTGCTCTTTAATAGTTTGGTGATCTGTATAATTGTCTTTAATCGTTGTTTACACACTCCAAAGTTTCTGGCTGTGGCCAACCTCGCAGTGATTGATGTGATCCTGAACACATGTACTATTCCAGGCATGATAAAGATATTCCTGGTTAAGGATAACTTTGTTCCATTCAACCTGTGTTTGGTTCAAATGTTTGTCTACTATATGTTTGGGACTTTGGAGTCATATGCACTGGCTATACTTGCCTATGACAGGTTGATTGCAATATGTTTCCCTCTGCGTCACAACTCCATCAACACATTGCAGAGCATGTCTTGTATTGTTGGCATTTCTTGGTCTTTTTCTCTGGGAGTCATAGCGTTTTCGACAGGTATAATGACTCAACTGTCTTTTTGTAACTCTGTCAGGGTGTTCAGCTATTTCTGCGACTATGCGCCTGTGTTCAGACTGGCCTGTAATGATTTCACAATGCAGTGGTCTGTGGCTACTTTGCTTACTTTCTTGCTGCTGGTGGGTCCCTTTATCTTTATTCTCCTGTCCTACATCAGCATCTTGGTGACTGTGTTCAGGATGAAATCTTTAGACAGTCGGGTGAAAGCTTTGGCCACTTGCATTGAGCATCTGATCCTTGTTGCTGTGTTTTACATTCCTCTCATTACCATTTTCACTGTTGGGTTTTATCTGCGTCTCATCGACCCGGACCAGCGTGTGCTGAGCCTGTCACTGGCCTCTTGCCTCCCACCCTGCATCAACCCTATTGTGTATTCTTTGAAAACCaaagagattaaagtcagaGCCCTGGCACTGGTCAGGAAAAATACAATTGGCACAGACCTGCGTAAGAGCAAACCTCAGAGAGGTAAATGAACTGTTGCAAAAATGAAGCTCTGAATATTTGTGTAGTGGTCTGGGCTCTTTTGATCCAGTCTTCCACTTTCAGTGTACATGTGTTGTGTTGAAGGTTGTGTTTACTCCAACCTGAACATAAGCTAAGGGTAATTCTGGAGTCATGTTATTCACAAAAGCTTTTAATAATCTTCCTCTCCATTattcttttgctttttcccaTCTTTTTATCTTAATCCAGATTATTTCCCATATTGGCAGAGTTTGTTTGATTGTGTCAGCAGGGCtgtgttcaaaatgtatttatgcaacttttaaaaaaatgttgttcataCTGAAAACTTATATTCATTCATAGGCCGCATTTTATTCATAACATGTCTTCATTGCAGTTGTGGAAGAATTTTTCACATCATTTACTTAGAAATGATAAACTAATACTGCAATACAAGTTCAGGTTCTGCATTCAACACCTACTTAAGTAAAAGTGTGTAATCATCAGAAGTTACTTAGTGTATCAGAAGTAATCATTATGCAGCAAAAATGCTCACCACCAGTGTTTTACTAATGAACTTTGTTAATATGAATGTTGTATATTACTGTTTCATATGTTTATGGTGAATTtaattttaactactttatataTGTTGTTTATTATAATCTACAACAATAAATCATATTCAATAGCATCATGTTATCTGTAGCATCACTGCTCTTAGAGAACTACTGTATGTGTCCCTGCAAAGTCAGTTTCATTGTCAGCTGCGTTCTAGCTAAGCAACGGAACCGATGCACGTCGGAACTATTTTATGGTTACACATTCGTCCGCTGCTCAAACATGTCCCCCCGCGTTAACGCCTGACCGTTTGGCTGGTTATGAAAGGTCCAGAGTGATGCAGGTTGTAGAAACTTAGTGTCAGTGTCTCGACGAACAGATTCACCCCGAAAGAACAAACAGGTAAGAAGATGGTGATGCTGATATGTGTGTAAGCTAGCTGTTAGCAACATTCGCTATAATGTTAGTTAACTTATGTAGCATTTGGTCACGTTGAGGGGGTGTGTGTTGTGCCCAGCGGCGCCGCTTTCTCTGTTCGGAGGAAGATAGGAAAATAGAAGAAGCATTACAATCAATTAAAAAGACGTGTGTCCTATGTGACCCGTGTAGTAACACAATTCGGCATTGGTTTTGAGTCACTGGTTCATATGACGTGGAAGCTATTGAACAGAAATGCTGGATTTTCATATTAAACAgtcatataaaataaaagtagcATTAAAATCCATTTAAAAGACGTGTGTCCTATGTTACCGTGTAGTAACACAATTCGGCAATGGTTTTGAGTCACTGGTTCACATGACGTGGAAGCTATTGAACAGAAATGCTGGATTTTCATATTAAACAgtcatgtaaaataaaagtagcattaaaatccattaaaaagaCGTGTGTCCTATGTTACCGTGTAGTAACACAATTCggcattggtttggagtcactgggtcacataacatggaagctattgaaaaaaataagccatTGCTAACAAATACATTACTCATTAGCAATCAACATAAGAGTGCTACATGAAATCAGTCTAGTACTATATTTTCAAATCATGATTACCATTAATATCATCAAGTCAGCATCAcgacacatttgtttttgtgttaatcAAACAAGCAGTAGGGTAATTTATTGATGGTCCCTAAATCAGCCTCCAGCGCAAGGCGAGGTTCTGGGAGGCGAGCTAGCCGCCTTCCTGCTGCCAACACTGGGTCAAACTGAGTGAGATTGGCCGCTGGGTGTCTCCGGAGAGAATGTCTGTTACTTCCTGCTTCTCATGTCAAATCAACACGGTAGTCTGATATTAACGAGTAACAACAATTAAAAGATGACCAACTACCCTTACTCTTTCACACATAGCTGTATACTGGGTTGTAAGAATTTCCACTTGGCAGCTGGTTGTGTTGGAGCTCATTTTAACTGCTCACATCATATGTTATGAATGTAAAATCATAGTCTGCAAATGAGCTATGAATAACTTTATTTCAGTTATATGTTATGGAGTAAGGACATTTCTCACCCTCTGAAATGTAATGGAGTGGAAGTTGAATAACCTAAATGTAAAGTACAAGCAATACATTGAAATTTATCCAAACCACAaaagctgcattttttaaattaaggtaaaaagtgtaataaaagagaaaaaaatttaTTTGATCCACTGGTCGGCTGATATAAGTGATCTATTACAAATATATCAGTATCATTATATTTGTCACCTAATATGCGCGGACATTAAAACTGTTTATTCGGATTATAAAGCATAAAAAGATGCTTGGGTGATTTATGATTGTTTCAAATCACAGTAAGTTTACTTTGTGTCAATGTAGACGATAAAGTGCATCGTTGAACTGTACTTAGATGACGTTGCATAtctgaaattgaaaaataaatgctttttcatAAGTATATACTACTGTATTACAAAGGGCCTTACAGGACAGGACAGTTTTACAACACATACCACTATGATGATGATCAAGATGAGTATCATCTTTCATAAAGTATCATATAATTACTGATGAATAGAGCAGTAAATTATCAAGTGTCTAAATAAGCTCTCTCAAAATTATCAAAAATATAATTCAAAACTAGTTAAATTACTACAGATGGAGATTTTGAGACAAGTTTAACTACTAAGAGGCCAGAGCAGCAAAGGCCTGCTAAAGGAGCTCCAGGATGTACTGTGGTTGTCCCTTAAACTGTATTATCACTTGTTTATTAACAACGTCATGTGTCATCCTCTGTAGACCCACTAAGTCAGCACCGTGCATTGAAACAGGATGGCGTCCCCTTCACCCCATGACCGCAGCCGTAAAGACGATGACGAGGATGACCCTGTTGAGCGGATGATATCCCGCACTGGCTGTGCTGAGCTACACTATGCAGTGCAGGAGTGCATGG
This genomic window from Sparus aurata chromosome 13, fSpaAur1.1, whole genome shotgun sequence contains:
- the LOC115593468 gene encoding olfactory receptor 2AT4-like, yielding MSFLRTFLNESDIIHPPGFYIIGFQTFPFISVYFIFLAFVYVVTVLFNSLVICIIVFNRCLHTPKFLAVANLAVIDVILNTCTIPGMIKIFLVKDNFVPFNLCLVQMFVYYMFGTLESYALAILAYDRLIAICFPLRHNSINTLQSMSCIVGISWSFSLGVIAFSTGIMTQLSFCNSVRVFSYFCDYAPVFRLACNDFTMQWSVATLLTFLLLVGPFIFILLSYISILVTVFRMKSLDSRVKALATCIEHLILVAVFYIPLITIFTVGFYLRLIDPDQRVLSLSLASCLPPCINPIVYSLKTKEIKVRALALVRKNTIGTDLRKSKPQRGK